One genomic segment of Candidatus Cloacimonadota bacterium includes these proteins:
- the hslU gene encoding ATP-dependent protease ATPase subunit HslU: protein MKHLTPARIIEELDKYIIGQDKAKKAVAIALRNRWRRQQVEGELQQEIMPNNIILIGPTGVGKTEIARRLSRLAHAPFIKVEASKFTEVGYVGRDVESMIRELMNIALNDVRSEMTAKVQAQAKAKARNRMIDILYPRPPIKPNETEEEIKNAEDRYQRIRKKMETLFDTGELDNREVEISVNPPKPSHIEIFSPTGMENIDFNIGEMMSNIFTGKKGHDKKKKMKVKDAYNILVEEESNRLVKKDKVREEAKNRVENNGIIFIDEIDKIAGNENRTGADVSRSGVQRDLLPIVEGSNVHTKFGIIDTSHILFIAAGAFSTAKPSDLIPELQGRFPIREELSSLTKDDLKKILIFPKSSLTKQYIALFASEKVKLKFDDEAVEEIAVFAAAANEKMEDIGARRLHTIMNSLLEDYLLAMPDVTYKTVNIKKKFVQEKLSRIIEDEDLSKYIL, encoded by the coding sequence ATGAAACATCTAACACCAGCAAGAATTATCGAAGAACTTGATAAATACATAATTGGTCAGGATAAAGCCAAAAAAGCTGTAGCAATTGCCCTGCGAAATCGCTGGCGACGTCAGCAGGTAGAAGGTGAACTGCAACAGGAAATCATGCCAAACAACATCATTCTGATCGGGCCGACCGGCGTAGGAAAAACAGAAATTGCGCGAAGATTATCGCGTTTAGCTCATGCTCCATTTATAAAAGTAGAAGCTTCCAAGTTTACGGAAGTTGGTTATGTGGGACGTGACGTGGAATCGATGATTCGCGAACTTATGAATATCGCCTTAAATGACGTTCGCAGCGAAATGACAGCCAAAGTTCAAGCGCAGGCAAAAGCTAAAGCCCGCAACCGCATGATCGATATTCTTTATCCCAGACCTCCTATAAAACCAAACGAAACAGAAGAAGAAATAAAAAATGCAGAAGATCGCTATCAGCGCATTCGCAAGAAAATGGAAACCCTTTTCGATACCGGAGAACTCGATAATCGTGAAGTAGAGATTTCTGTAAATCCTCCCAAACCTTCTCATATAGAAATTTTCTCACCAACCGGAATGGAAAATATCGATTTTAATATCGGTGAGATGATGAGCAATATTTTTACCGGCAAGAAAGGACATGATAAAAAGAAGAAAATGAAGGTGAAAGACGCTTACAATATCCTGGTGGAAGAAGAATCTAATCGCCTGGTGAAAAAAGATAAAGTGCGGGAAGAAGCTAAAAATCGTGTAGAAAATAATGGTATCATTTTTATCGATGAGATCGATAAAATTGCCGGCAATGAAAATCGTACCGGGGCTGATGTTTCACGATCCGGTGTTCAACGTGACCTTCTACCTATCGTGGAAGGATCCAACGTTCACACAAAATTTGGAATTATCGATACTTCGCATATTTTGTTCATTGCTGCCGGAGCTTTTTCCACTGCCAAACCTTCCGATCTTATCCCCGAACTACAGGGACGTTTTCCCATTCGAGAAGAACTCAGCAGCCTTACAAAAGATGATCTCAAAAAGATTCTGATCTTCCCCAAAAGCTCACTAACAAAACAATACATTGCTCTCTTTGCTTCCGAAAAAGTTAAATTGAAATTTGATGATGAAGCTGTGGAAGAAATCGCGGTTTTTGCGGCAGCTGCCAACGAGAAAATGGAAGATATCGGAGCTCGTCGCCTACACACAATTATGAATTCACTCCTGGAAGATTATCTGCTGGCAATGCCCGATGTAACTTATAAAACTGTGAATATTAAAAAGAAATTCGTGCAGGAAAAACTCTCTCGCATTATCGAAGATGAAGATCTTAGTAAATATATTTTGTGA